GATGTGACGACCAAAGGCGGGCTGAACATGAGCACGCTGGCGGATGTGCTCAAAGGTGGTGATGATGGTCCGGCACTGGTGCCGGGCAAGGCGGCGGAGTCGTCCCTCTACACGATGATCGTGCCGGAAACGGCGGGAGAGAAACCGGAGATGCCGAAGAAAAAACCCGCGCTGTCAGCGGCAGAAACGGACCTGATCAAACGCTGGATCGACATGGGCGCAGTGTGGCCCACGGAGATCGTGCTCAAGGAGAAGCCGAAGGGAGACGTGACGCACTGGTCGCTGCTGCCGCTGAAGCCTGCGGCACAAGGTTCCATTGATGGCTATATCAACGCCAAGCTGAAGGAGAAGAACCTCACCATGAATCCGGCGGCAGATGCGCGCACGTTCATCCGACGCGCGAGCTTTGATCTGATCGGACTCCCACCCACGCCCGAAGAAGCAGCGGCTTTTGAGAAGGAATTTGCGCAGGATCAAGCAGGTGCCACCAAAAGGCTAATTGATCGCCTACTGGCCTCTCCGCGCTATGGCGAGCGCTGGGCGCGGCACTGGCTGGATGTGGTGCGCTTTGCGGAAAGCCATGGCTTTGAAATGAACCGCGCGCGGCCCAATGCGTGGCCCTACCGGGATTACGTCATTCAGGCGTTTAATGCAGACAAGCCGTATGATCAGTTTGTGCGCGAACAGATTGCCGGAGATCAACTGGGTGCGGATGCTGCCACAGGATTCCTCGTGGCGGGCGCATGGGATCAGGTGAAGGGCGCGGACCCGGTGCTGAGAGCCAACCAGCGCGCGGATGAAATGCATGATCTGGTGAGCACCACGGGCAGCACCTTCCTCGGGATGACGATTGGCTGTGCACGCTGCCATGACCATAAGTTTGATCCCATTCTGCAAACAGACTACTACCGCGTGCGCGCCATCTTTGAGGGCGTGCAGCATGCGGAGCGGGAGCTGAAACCGACAGATGCGGAGCAGCGCCTCAAACAAGCGGAAGGACTGAAGACGGAGATCGCGGCGCTGGATGAGGCGCTGGCGCGTTTCCAGCCACGTGCGCAACTGACACGGCGGGTGCTGTTGGATGATGATCTGCCACCGCCCACAAAGCCGGACGCCATCGGCTGTGTGCAGATTGAGCAGCCGACGAATGGCAAGCCGATCGACTACTCGCCGGGCACCGAGTTTGGCCAGGCCAATGATCCCGGTGACTCCACGCGGCTGCCGAATCTGGGCGAAAGCTACCGCTACTGGAAGGCGGAGAAGGATGCAGCGGCAAAGGACTTCTTTTCATGGAATCCGCGTGTCACCGGCAAGCAGCGCGTGTGGATCTCCTGGGCGGCGTGGACGACGCATGCGAAGGATGCGCGCTACATCCTGGATCTGGATGGAGATGCGAACACGCAGGAGGACCAGAAAGAAATCGCCAGCGTGGATCAAAGCAAGTTCGCCGATGGCAGCGGAGCGATCCCCGGGCAGAAGCGCTGGAGCGGCTTCAAGTATGCGGGGACGCATGCGCTGACGAAGGACTCCATCCTCATCTTGCGCAGCGGCAAGCTCGGTGGTCCTACCGTGGCCGATGCGGTGCTGTTTGAGGAAGCGGATGGCAATCAGCCTGCTTCACAGCCCCATCTGCGAGCGCCGGTGACGCATCTGGCCAATCATGAAAGTTTTGATGCGGTGAAGGCGAAGTTTGTGCGATTCACCATTCGTGCGACGGCAGGTGCACAGCCCTGCATTGATGAACTGGAAGTCTTCTCCGCCAGCCCGAAGCCGCGCAATGTGGCGCTGGCACGCAACGGAGCGAAGGTGACGGCCTCGGATGTGTTCAGCGATGGCGCGAATCCCATCCATCAGATCGCGCATGCGAATGACGGGCTGTATGGCAATGCGAAGAGCTGGATCTCCAAGAACGCAGGCAAGGGCTGGCTGCAGATCGAGTTTCCACGCGAAGAAAGGATCAACAGCGTGGTGTGGAGCCGGGATCGCGGGGACAGCAAGAAGGGCAAGGTGTATCAGGACCGGCTGCCCACGGAGTATGTGATCGAGACTTCCTTGAATGGCCAAACATGGCAGGCTGTGGCATCTTCGGCAGACAGGCTGGGCGCGGAGTATCGGGACCGCATTCGTGACATCCCCACGCTGAGCGGTGTCTCGGCAGAAGATGCGGCCACGGTGAAGAAGCACAGTGAGCAGCGGGCCGTTTTGCAGCGCAGGCTGAAAGAGCTGACAAATTTCCCCATGGCTTATCTCGGCAAGTTTGAGCAGCCAGGACCGACCTACCGCCTGCAACGTGGCGACCCGATGACACCGCAGGAAGAGGTGACACCGGGTGCGCTGACACAGTTCGGCACCAAGCTGGATCTGGCCAAGGACACACCGGAAGCCGAACGGCGCGTGGCTTTGGCGAAATGGCTGAGCGATCCGCAGAATCCGCTGACCGCACGCGTGATGGTGAACCGAATCTGGCATTATCATTTCGGTGCAGGCATTGTCGATACTCCGAGTGATCTGGGCTACAATGGTGGAAAGCCATCGCACCCGGAGCTGCTCGACTGGCTGGCGGCACAGTTCATACAACATGGCTGGAGCCTGAAGGAGATGCACCGGCTGATCATGAACTCGGCGGCTTACCGGCAGTCGAGTGCCGCGAACGACGCGGGGCTGAAGGCGGATTCCTCCGCGCGGCTGCTGTGGCGCTTTCCCACGCGGCGCATCGAGGCGGAGCCGCTGCGTGATACCATTCTCATGGTGAGCGGCGTGCTGGATCTGACGATGGGCGGGCCGGGCTTTGATCTCTTCGTGCCGAATGACAACTACGTGAAGGTGTACCAGTCGAAGCAGGAGTTTGGCCCCGACACTTTCCGGCGCATGGTGTACCAGAGCAAGCCACGCGTGCAGCTGGACGACACCTTTGGCGCATTTGATGTGCCGGATGCGGGGCAGATAGCACCACGACGCACTTCGAGCACCACACCGCTGCAGGCACTGAATTTCCTGAACAGCAGCTTTGCCATGCAGCAGAGCGAACTGCTGGCGGCGCGGCTGGAAAAGGAGGCGGGCAAAGAGGCGGATGCGCAGGTGAAGCGCGCCTTTGCGCTGGCTTA
The sequence above is drawn from the Prosthecobacter vanneervenii genome and encodes:
- a CDS encoding DUF1553 domain-containing protein, which gives rise to MKPLPYLILLIAGSSTQAVESDGAKLFHEQVAPVLVKNCVECHNDVTTKGGLNMSTLADVLKGGDDGPALVPGKAAESSLYTMIVPETAGEKPEMPKKKPALSAAETDLIKRWIDMGAVWPTEIVLKEKPKGDVTHWSLLPLKPAAQGSIDGYINAKLKEKNLTMNPAADARTFIRRASFDLIGLPPTPEEAAAFEKEFAQDQAGATKRLIDRLLASPRYGERWARHWLDVVRFAESHGFEMNRARPNAWPYRDYVIQAFNADKPYDQFVREQIAGDQLGADAATGFLVAGAWDQVKGADPVLRANQRADEMHDLVSTTGSTFLGMTIGCARCHDHKFDPILQTDYYRVRAIFEGVQHAERELKPTDAEQRLKQAEGLKTEIAALDEALARFQPRAQLTRRVLLDDDLPPPTKPDAIGCVQIEQPTNGKPIDYSPGTEFGQANDPGDSTRLPNLGESYRYWKAEKDAAAKDFFSWNPRVTGKQRVWISWAAWTTHAKDARYILDLDGDANTQEDQKEIASVDQSKFADGSGAIPGQKRWSGFKYAGTHALTKDSILILRSGKLGGPTVADAVLFEEADGNQPASQPHLRAPVTHLANHESFDAVKAKFVRFTIRATAGAQPCIDELEVFSASPKPRNVALARNGAKVTASDVFSDGANPIHQIAHANDGLYGNAKSWISKNAGKGWLQIEFPREERINSVVWSRDRGDSKKGKVYQDRLPTEYVIETSLNGQTWQAVASSADRLGAEYRDRIRDIPTLSGVSAEDAATVKKHSEQRAVLQRRLKELTNFPMAYLGKFEQPGPTYRLQRGDPMTPQEEVTPGALTQFGTKLDLAKDTPEAERRVALAKWLSDPQNPLTARVMVNRIWHYHFGAGIVDTPSDLGYNGGKPSHPELLDWLAAQFIQHGWSLKEMHRLIMNSAAYRQSSAANDAGLKADSSARLLWRFPTRRIEAEPLRDTILMVSGVLDLTMGGPGFDLFVPNDNYVKVYQSKQEFGPDTFRRMVYQSKPRVQLDDTFGAFDVPDAGQIAPRRTSSTTPLQALNFLNSSFAMQQSELLAARLEKEAGKEADAQVKRAFALAYQREPQAEELTAAVELISAHGLAMFCRALLNTSEFMTLY